One Deltaproteobacteria bacterium DNA segment encodes these proteins:
- a CDS encoding Hsp20/alpha crystallin family protein, whose protein sequence is MKWFDDEIDKEFERMRRRMEQTFGALRRQTAATLLSDSGWRPQMDLYETDGDYVVLVALAGMKPEELEVVVDRDTLRISGNRCRPLSQGIIKVHQMEIDFGPFSQTIRLPEAVDSNRASSTYRDGFLTVRLPKQSKVTATISVTVEE, encoded by the coding sequence ATGAAGTGGTTCGACGATGAAATCGACAAGGAATTTGAGCGCATGCGCCGACGCATGGAGCAGACCTTTGGTGCTCTGAGACGGCAGACTGCGGCAACGCTTCTCAGTGACAGCGGCTGGCGCCCTCAGATGGATCTGTACGAGACCGATGGTGATTACGTTGTCCTCGTTGCCCTGGCTGGCATGAAGCCAGAGGAGCTGGAAGTAGTTGTTGATCGGGATACCCTGCGAATCTCAGGCAACAGATGTCGACCCTTGAGCCAAGGGATTATTAAGGTTCACCAGATGGAAATAGACTTCGGTCCCTTTAGTCAAACTATCCGTCTGCCGGAGGCGGTCGACTCGAACCGGGCAAGCTCCACTTATCGCGACGGCTTTCTGACGGTGCGTCTGCCCAAACAGAGCAAGGTCACCGCCACCATTAGCGTCACTGTGGAGGAGTAA